One genomic region from Vitis riparia cultivar Riparia Gloire de Montpellier isolate 1030 chromosome 17, EGFV_Vit.rip_1.0, whole genome shotgun sequence encodes:
- the LOC117904736 gene encoding uncharacterized protein LOC117904736, with product MATGTKEERKGYSMTLHIPLGEGTSSFTLENAVCNHGFFMMAPNVWIPSTKTLQRPLRLADPYTSILTSISHPDNENAIHVRLHDTEYISPNDQQVILAQVARMLRISDRDERDVKQFHQIQPEAKNKCFGRIFRSPSIFEDMVKSILLCNAPWRRTLDMAQALCELQFELKGHKRKRVTNPRSKAKNSVDEVQSIGNFPNSMELNILDEETLKKRCNLGYRAKIILELATSIENGEVKLQNFEKALDAVSMEKIYDMLNKKRGFGPFACANILMCIGYYQRIPTDSETFRHVKEIHGRRKKVTEKDVKEIYDKYAPFQCLAYWLELSEYYQSRFGKLSELPRSEYHTITGSYKLRTSIPK from the exons ATGGCGACTGGTACTaaagaggaaagaaagggaTATAGCATGACGTTGCACATTCCATTGGGCGAAGGCACGTCTAGCTTCACTTTAGAAAATGCAGTGTGCAACCATGGATTCTTCATGATGGCACCAAATGTTTGGATCCCATCTACCAAGACCCTACAGCGGCCTTTACGGCTAGCAGACCCCTACACTTCAATTCTAACCTCCATTTCACATCCAGACAATGAAAATGCCATTCATGTACGTCTTCATGATACTGAATACATCTCTCCAAACGACCAACAAGTTATACTG GCACAGGTGGCCCGAATGCTGAGAATATCAGATAGAGATGAAAGGGATGTGAAGCAGTTTCACCAAATACAACCAGAAGCAAAGAACAAGTGTTTCGGTCGAATTTTCCGATCTCCGAGCATCTTTGAGGATATGGTCAAATCCATTCTCCTCTGCAACGCCCC gtGGAGAAGAACTTTGGACATGGCTCAAGCTCTTTGTGAGCTTCAATTTGAACTGAAAGGTCATAAGAGAAAACGAGTGACAAACCCAAGAAGCAAGGCAAAAAACAGTGTGGATGAAGTTCAATCCATAGGAAATTTTCCAAACTCGATGGAGTTAAATATTCTCGATGAGGAAACATTGAAGAAGCGATGTAATCTGGGATACAGAGCAAAAATCATTCTTGAACTAGCTACAAGTATTGAGAATGGTGAAGTTAAACtacaaaactttgaaaaagCATTGGACGCCGTGTCAATGGAGAAAATATATGACATGTTGAATAAGAAGAGAGGTTTTGGTCCCTTTGCATGTGCCAATATTTTGATGTGCATCGGATATTATCAGAGGATTCCAACGGATAGCGAAACTTTTAGGCATGTAAAGGAG ATACATGGGAGAAGAAAGAAGGTCACAGAAAAAGATGTGAAAGAGATATATGACAAATATGCCCCATTTCAATGCTTGGCGTATTG GTTGGAGCTAAGTGAGTACTACCAAAGTAGATTTGGGAAGCTAAGCGAGCTACCAAGATCTGAATATCACACTATAACTGGCAGCTATAAATTGCGTACAAGCATACCAAAGTGA